A portion of the Candidatus Nitrosotenuis aquarius genome contains these proteins:
- the prf1 gene encoding peptide chain release factor aRF-1: MGKINVEKQDSVKIYKIKRTLDELSRISGRGTELITVYIPKGKQLHLVINQLREEQGTADNIKSAMTRSHVVDALGRVQQRLKLYKDTPEHGLVIFCGAVPPEGGGPIGSEVIKVWELEPPKDLTTSLYRCDDHFHVDILKDMLKDDNLIGFLAIDTKDAGWGLLHGDKIEVLRETSSGVAGKHRQGGQSARRFERLREMELSYYYNRVAEVTKEFFIDIYPIKGLIVSGPGPTKEDFLKENYLEYRLQDKVLATLDTSYSGSEGIREAFMKAQDVLSDFRLAEEKKLVERLFREINNRTGLGVYGLQDILKLLKNNVVDILLITDDTNLYRLEITCNRCKHIQEEIVEHAKLIPKKTEMLNKPCPSCKSMDQVDSSQDLVDYLSTLAIPVGTKIEVISGLSEYGVMLSSLGKVAAILRYNPNL, from the coding sequence TTGGGAAAAATCAACGTAGAAAAACAAGATTCAGTCAAGATTTACAAAATTAAAAGAACGTTAGACGAATTATCAAGAATTTCAGGCAGGGGGACTGAGCTCATCACAGTATACATTCCAAAGGGCAAGCAGCTACACCTAGTCATCAACCAATTACGAGAGGAGCAGGGAACTGCAGACAACATCAAGTCTGCCATGACTAGGAGTCATGTTGTGGATGCGCTGGGTCGAGTCCAGCAGAGACTAAAGCTATACAAGGACACACCAGAGCACGGCCTAGTCATATTTTGTGGAGCCGTTCCACCAGAGGGGGGCGGGCCGATAGGAAGCGAGGTAATCAAGGTCTGGGAGCTGGAACCGCCAAAGGACCTTACCACATCATTGTATAGATGCGATGATCATTTCCATGTAGATATTCTCAAAGACATGCTAAAGGACGACAACCTCATTGGGTTTTTGGCAATTGACACCAAAGACGCAGGATGGGGCTTGCTACACGGCGATAAAATCGAGGTGTTGCGCGAGACAAGCTCTGGTGTTGCAGGAAAGCACAGACAGGGAGGTCAGTCTGCCAGAAGATTCGAAAGACTGCGGGAAATGGAATTATCGTATTACTATAACAGGGTTGCAGAGGTAACAAAAGAGTTTTTCATAGACATTTATCCGATTAAGGGCCTAATTGTGTCTGGGCCTGGCCCAACAAAGGAGGACTTTCTAAAAGAAAACTATCTAGAGTATAGGCTCCAAGACAAGGTTCTTGCAACGCTGGACACTTCATATTCCGGCTCTGAAGGAATTCGCGAAGCATTCATGAAGGCACAGGATGTTTTGTCTGATTTCAGGCTGGCAGAAGAAAAAAAACTAGTAGAAAGATTGTTCCGAGAGATAAACAATAGGACAGGCCTTGGGGTGTACGGGCTCCAGGATATTCTGAAATTACTCAAAAACAACGTTGTCGATATTTTGCTAATCACAGATGATACAAACCTGTACCGATTAGAGATTACCTGCAATAGGTGCAAACACATCCAAGAGGAAATAGTAGAGCATGCAAAGCTAATACCAAAAAAGACAGAGATGCTAAACAAACCGTGCCCTTCATGCAAATCAATGGACCAGGTTGATTCGTCCCAGGATTTGGTGGATTATCTATCCACATTAGCAATCCCTGTTGGCACAAAAATCGAGGTCATATCCGGTTTGTCGGAATATGGCGTGATGCTCTCCAGTCTTGGAAAAGTGGCTGCTATTCTTAGATATAATCCCAATCTCTAG
- a CDS encoding type II toxin-antitoxin system HicB family antitoxin — protein MSVKIKDIQTRMIKEDDGSYSITCSALGVYSSGKTKQDAKKNFVEALELHLSVLREKATKVITA, from the coding sequence ATGTCAGTCAAAATTAAAGACATTCAAACAAGGATGATCAAAGAAGATGATGGCTCTTATTCAATTACGTGCTCTGCGTTAGGAGTTTACAGTTCGGGCAAAACTAAACAAGATGCCAAAAAGAACTTTGTGGAAGCACTTGAACTTCACTTGTCTGTTCTAAGAGAAAAGGCAACCAAAGTAATAACAGCTTGA
- a CDS encoding type II toxin-antitoxin system HicA family toxin → MTKLSPIAGKLLVKILCNKFGFRVIRQKGSHVTITNDTIYVTVPQKEIRVGLLSVILRDCGIARDEFLEYV, encoded by the coding sequence TTGACAAAACTATCTCCAATTGCAGGAAAATTACTTGTCAAAATTTTATGCAATAAGTTTGGTTTTAGAGTCATACGGCAAAAAGGAAGTCATGTAACTATTACTAATGATACAATATACGTTACCGTGCCACAAAAAGAAATTCGAGTTGGATTGTTGAGTGTGATTCTAAGAGATTGTGGCATTGCACGTGATGAGTTTCTAGAATATGTTTAA
- a CDS encoding DsbA family protein: MSKVMLAIPAGIGIAAAIFVVVFFGGNASQDNSDFTLSDLTERGSPYVGDSSAPITIVEFGDYQCTFCFKFHQSSLDVIKKEYIDSGKASLVFVDFPLNGPDSVLAAEATHCANDQGKFWAMHDEIYHNWNGERTGWVNRDSISQFAQTAGVDVDSMNQCLDSKKYQDKVLETYDFAQGINIDATPSFLVISGDKITKITGNQPLEVFRKVLDG, from the coding sequence ATGTCCAAAGTGATGCTTGCAATTCCTGCAGGAATTGGAATAGCTGCCGCAATCTTTGTGGTAGTGTTTTTTGGCGGAAACGCATCTCAGGATAATTCTGATTTTACATTGTCTGATTTGACAGAGCGCGGCTCGCCATATGTTGGGGATTCGTCTGCGCCAATCACAATAGTGGAATTTGGCGATTACCAGTGCACATTTTGCTTCAAATTCCACCAATCCAGCCTTGATGTGATCAAAAAAGAATACATTGACTCTGGCAAGGCAAGCCTGGTTTTTGTTGATTTTCCCCTAAACGGCCCTGACTCTGTACTTGCTGCAGAGGCGACCCATTGCGCAAATGACCAGGGAAAATTCTGGGCAATGCATGATGAAATATACCACAACTGGAACGGCGAGAGGACCGGCTGGGTTAATCGGGATTCAATCTCCCAGTTCGCACAGACTGCAGGAGTTGATGTCGATTCTATGAATCAGTGCCTTGACTCCAAGAAATACCAAGACAAGGTGCTAGAGACGTATGATTTTGCTCAAGGAATCAACATTGATGCGACACCGTCATTTTTGGTAATATCTGGTGATAAAATAACCAAGATTACTGGCAACCAACCGCTAGAAGTGTTCCGAAAGGTTCTAGATGGTTAA
- a CDS encoding DUF4443 domain-containing protein encodes MSMQSKVQTIQNIVSRKGSAKVLTFSVPHVFKALQLLYLDQFVSRATFCAQLHMGEGAVKTMIAHLREESFVDSTKSGTFLTNKGRNFVKSLHDVMDSECVIPKCNIARSKFNYGVILRKYSSATKSGMEQRDYAILYGASGATTIQYKDDQFMFPKENIDCLAGDPKTKKILVDNMRPKNGDLIIIASADDPFVAEIAAKNSALWTLATHG; translated from the coding sequence ATGAGCATGCAGTCAAAGGTCCAAACCATACAAAATATTGTATCAAGAAAAGGATCTGCCAAGGTCCTGACATTTTCTGTTCCACATGTCTTCAAGGCCTTGCAATTGTTGTATTTGGATCAGTTTGTATCCAGGGCAACATTTTGTGCACAGTTGCACATGGGTGAGGGCGCAGTCAAAACCATGATTGCACATCTAAGGGAGGAATCGTTTGTGGATTCTACAAAATCAGGCACCTTTCTTACCAACAAGGGCAGGAATTTTGTAAAATCGCTTCACGATGTCATGGATTCGGAATGTGTCATACCCAAGTGCAACATTGCGCGAAGCAAGTTCAACTATGGGGTGATTCTGCGAAAATATTCTAGTGCCACAAAATCTGGCATGGAACAGCGAGACTATGCCATATTGTACGGGGCAAGCGGGGCCACCACAATCCAATACAAGGACGACCAGTTTATGTTTCCAAAGGAAAACATCGATTGTTTAGCAGGCGACCCCAAAACCAAGAAAATTCTAGTAGATAACATGCGCCCAAAGAACGGCGATCTTATCATTATAGCATCGGCAGACGACCCGTTTGTGGCAGAGATTGCCGCAAAAAACTCGGCATTGTGGACCCTGGCAACACACGGATAG
- a CDS encoding CbtB domain-containing protein produces MSQSKEIAISKSAIPRTAIIALAAVFVLGLFVVGFDQGHMFSVVFGEQAYEDLYIHELTHDMRHAAGFPCH; encoded by the coding sequence ATGTCTCAATCCAAAGAGATTGCAATCTCAAAGTCAGCCATTCCAAGAACGGCAATCATTGCACTAGCTGCAGTGTTTGTGCTTGGATTGTTTGTAGTAGGCTTTGATCAAGGACACATGTTCTCAGTGGTGTTTGGCGAGCAAGCATATGAGGACCTGTACATTCACGAACTAACTCATGACATGAGACATGCAGCTGGCTTTCCATGCCACTAG
- a CDS encoding CbtA family protein, which yields MKTSLFIAIILVSGAIAGTVHGLVNLALVEPYLDTAIGIENQNLFDSGEEQDTPEFWANYNSYRIWQKGGQILAGAILGTSMGALFGIVYALSKNVLPGSSPAKKALFLSLLMWATLYIIPFAKYPANPPTVGDPETIILRQTLYLAFSAISGLGAVGFYQIYKKTSKKAIAFAGYAIFIAAVFFAMPQNPDPVEIDSGLLVGFRVTSAIGMSVFWASVALVLGALWAKLNLDQTYQKKYQ from the coding sequence ATGAAGACGTCTCTTTTTATTGCGATAATCTTGGTTTCCGGCGCAATAGCAGGAACAGTCCACGGCCTAGTCAATTTGGCGCTAGTGGAACCATACCTTGATACTGCCATAGGAATTGAAAACCAAAATCTGTTTGATTCCGGAGAAGAGCAAGACACGCCGGAATTCTGGGCAAACTACAACTCATATAGAATATGGCAAAAGGGAGGCCAAATCCTAGCTGGCGCAATACTTGGCACATCAATGGGTGCGTTATTTGGAATTGTCTATGCGTTATCAAAGAATGTGCTGCCGGGATCCAGTCCTGCCAAAAAGGCACTATTTCTGTCATTATTAATGTGGGCAACATTATACATCATTCCATTTGCAAAATATCCTGCAAATCCGCCAACAGTTGGAGACCCAGAGACCATCATTTTACGCCAGACATTATACCTGGCGTTCTCTGCAATTTCAGGCCTGGGCGCAGTTGGATTCTACCAGATATACAAAAAAACAAGCAAAAAGGCAATTGCGTTTGCAGGCTATGCTATATTCATTGCAGCCGTGTTTTTTGCAATGCCGCAAAACCCAGACCCAGTAGAAATCGATTCCGGGCTACTTGTGGGCTTTAGGGTGACATCCGCAATAGGCATGTCCGTGTTTTGGGCATCAGTGGCACTGGTTTTGGGTGCACTGTGGGCCAAGCTAAACCTGGACCAAACATACCAGAAAAAATACCAATAA
- a CDS encoding winged helix-turn-helix domain-containing protein, whose amino-acid sequence MTRRFTLPQLKKYDVTQKVIEALADAESRTILFSVIKQGKTAAEIADKYKIPLSSVYKKLADLEDLTLVHVERWMISDKGRKFKVYRSRISKADISIKKPEPVLSLAPNL is encoded by the coding sequence TTGACTAGACGATTCACATTGCCACAGCTGAAAAAATACGACGTCACGCAAAAGGTAATCGAGGCGTTGGCCGATGCGGAATCTCGAACCATACTGTTCTCTGTAATTAAACAAGGAAAAACCGCTGCAGAAATAGCAGACAAGTACAAAATTCCACTATCTTCTGTTTACAAAAAGCTGGCAGACCTAGAGGATCTTACCCTGGTGCACGTGGAGCGCTGGATGATATCTGACAAGGGCAGAAAATTCAAGGTGTACCGCTCCAGAATCAGCAAAGCAGACATTTCAATCAAAAAGCCAGAGCCAGTTCTGAGTCTTGCGCCAAACCTGTGA
- a CDS encoding helix-turn-helix transcriptional regulator produces MLDKKSIYNLSQYDVTQQIIETLANVYSRAVLFCIIDKAKDAQTIADDQKMSISTVYKILSQLEDLTLIEVDRYEISDAGKKIKYYKSRIKKAEIIVGGNTPVLNLQSN; encoded by the coding sequence ATGCTGGACAAAAAGTCAATCTACAACCTCAGCCAGTATGACGTAACCCAGCAAATTATAGAGACACTTGCAAATGTGTATTCCCGCGCAGTCCTGTTTTGTATTATAGACAAGGCAAAGGATGCGCAGACAATAGCAGATGATCAGAAAATGTCCATTTCAACCGTATACAAGATACTATCCCAGCTTGAAGACCTCACACTAATTGAGGTTGACAGGTACGAGATATCCGATGCTGGCAAGAAAATCAAATACTACAAGTCCAGAATCAAAAAGGCCGAAATCATCGTCGGCGGCAACACGCCTGTTTTGAATCTCCAATCAAACTAG
- a CDS encoding FTR1 family iron permease encodes MKQFLVLFLALSVIFSAIPYSYSQTQDGALVEAIFEVTQIGTNLTKESMQNGDIESARHYSKFTADFYAHQINILRSANVESADDLHLLLIDIHSKTVSGSFDAADDFNMLPNYLDNFAKSGQASLVASNILSVADQTYQTASAQNIPQYYTVSDSLVKRAEEIFESDGTMDARQKGEIQSFFVDLKSQIANKKEFVTVGKLITTIQRDLTGADTIITDSANLYDVIRQLYQQTNSALQAGDYNKAEELAIAAYLDNFEYLEADIEIVDVDLLHTMEINMREELRAMIQERKTPEEIAAFIKNPILVDLDRAEGLVANLKRDTTQSENPPPVQPKLLNPMGSATEDQKSGVRGEIDFIRATLETMLVQYQNGDYSAAFTSARTAYLDSYEHVEIPLRSIDPDFTLEVELQFAQLRQLINEKAEFSKVQEAAIQVRRSLDESERLVTGTGQLAPAIAFTSSFAVIFREGLESVLILGAILTYLEASRNTKYKKYVYHGIILAIAATAITWVIASYIIKISGANRELIEAVAALSATAVLFYVSFWILNKIEHKKWMEFVKAKVWQASTTGGVMVFVLLSFFTVYREGFETVLFYEAMFGFAKYMELYVGLGFVLGIGVLLAVYYTTRKLGKRLPLKMLFGLTMGVGAYLSIAFLGNAIRELQTLDILPFTSMIGTIPRLDINLAKMTGIYPTLETVIGQIILLAVYLIASTYVLVIRPKREEKIASLRKSRKEIDEFEAH; translated from the coding sequence TTGAAACAGTTTTTGGTATTGTTTTTGGCCCTATCGGTGATTTTTTCCGCAATTCCATACTCGTATTCGCAAACACAGGACGGAGCACTAGTTGAAGCAATTTTTGAAGTCACGCAGATAGGAACCAATCTCACAAAAGAATCAATGCAGAATGGCGATATAGAATCCGCAAGGCATTATTCCAAGTTTACTGCTGATTTTTATGCGCACCAAATCAACATTTTGCGTTCTGCAAACGTGGAATCTGCAGACGACCTGCATCTTTTGCTAATTGATATTCACTCCAAGACCGTCAGTGGAAGTTTTGATGCGGCAGATGACTTTAACATGCTTCCCAATTATTTGGATAATTTTGCAAAATCCGGTCAGGCATCACTTGTTGCCTCAAATATTTTATCTGTTGCAGACCAGACGTATCAGACCGCATCAGCTCAGAATATTCCACAATACTATACAGTATCCGACAGCCTAGTAAAGCGCGCAGAGGAGATTTTTGAGTCAGATGGTACCATGGATGCAAGACAAAAGGGCGAGATACAGTCATTTTTTGTCGATTTAAAATCCCAAATTGCCAACAAAAAGGAGTTTGTCACAGTCGGCAAGCTGATCACCACAATACAACGCGACCTGACTGGAGCAGACACCATAATTACAGACTCGGCAAATTTGTATGATGTTATACGACAACTATACCAGCAGACGAACTCTGCACTACAGGCAGGCGACTACAATAAAGCAGAAGAGCTGGCGATTGCGGCATATTTGGATAATTTCGAGTATCTAGAAGCAGACATTGAGATCGTAGACGTTGATTTGCTCCATACAATGGAAATAAACATGAGAGAGGAACTGCGTGCAATGATACAAGAAAGAAAAACACCAGAGGAAATTGCCGCATTCATAAAAAACCCAATACTTGTAGACTTGGACAGGGCAGAAGGCCTAGTTGCAAACCTAAAGCGTGATACAACCCAATCTGAAAATCCCCCGCCCGTCCAGCCAAAACTGCTCAACCCAATGGGCTCTGCAACAGAAGATCAAAAGTCCGGCGTGCGGGGAGAAATTGACTTTATTCGAGCCACGCTAGAGACAATGCTGGTACAATACCAAAATGGCGACTATTCCGCGGCATTTACTTCGGCTAGGACTGCATATTTGGATAGCTATGAGCATGTAGAGATCCCACTTCGAAGCATAGACCCAGACTTTACACTAGAAGTAGAATTACAATTTGCGCAGCTGCGACAATTAATCAACGAAAAGGCCGAGTTCTCCAAAGTGCAGGAGGCAGCAATCCAGGTCCGACGAAGCCTTGATGAATCAGAAAGACTAGTCACGGGAACCGGACAGCTTGCACCGGCAATTGCATTTACATCATCATTTGCGGTTATCTTCAGGGAGGGACTTGAATCTGTCTTGATCTTGGGTGCAATTCTGACGTATCTAGAGGCATCAAGAAACACGAAATACAAAAAATACGTATACCATGGGATAATACTTGCAATAGCTGCAACGGCGATTACTTGGGTTATTGCGTCATATATTATCAAAATCTCTGGTGCAAACCGGGAGCTAATCGAGGCAGTGGCTGCTCTGTCTGCTACCGCAGTCTTGTTTTATGTCAGCTTTTGGATCCTAAACAAAATAGAGCACAAAAAATGGATGGAGTTTGTCAAGGCAAAGGTCTGGCAGGCATCCACCACCGGCGGCGTCATGGTCTTTGTGTTGTTGTCGTTCTTTACTGTGTATAGAGAGGGATTTGAAACCGTATTGTTCTATGAAGCAATGTTTGGATTTGCAAAATACATGGAGCTCTATGTTGGTTTAGGATTTGTCTTGGGAATCGGAGTATTGCTTGCGGTGTATTACACCACAAGGAAGCTTGGAAAAAGACTGCCGCTCAAGATGCTCTTTGGCCTTACAATGGGTGTTGGCGCATACCTATCCATAGCATTTTTGGGAAATGCAATACGGGAACTACAAACACTGGACATCTTGCCGTTTACATCCATGATAGGCACAATCCCAAGACTGGACATCAACCTTGCAAAGATGACCGGAATCTACCCTACACTAGAGACAGTAATAGGCCAAATCATACTGCTTGCCGTGTATCTGATAGCCTCCACATATGTCCTAGTGATTAGGCCAAAGCGAGAGGAAAAAATAGCATCTCTGCGCAAGTCCAGAAAAGAGATTGACGAGTTTGAGGCGCATTAG
- a CDS encoding hydantoinase/oxoprolinase family protein, giving the protein MRRIRVGIDVGGTFTKAVAIDIKTGQIIGKSTVPTTHKAQKGVSEGIVSALSKMLLESKIDISEIELIAHSTTQAINALLESDTAKVGIIAMGVTPEKSNIIKRTSLSDAKFNSDQALKTEHAFLDTAHLISESEVSNTISHLKEKGAQVIVATEAFGVDDPSNEMFVMKNAILHNIPATASHEISGIYGLEIRTLTAAINASVLPKTFEVANFVEDAIKGAGVSAPVMIMKGDGGVTSMDTFRTKPILTILSGPAASVAGALLYLKVSNGIFVEVGGTSTNICIIKNGRPEIRYVTIKDHPTCIRSMDVRILGVAGGSMIKLKDRRVWKVGPRSAHIAGMRYSCFAAPEVLKKGKIIEVKPKQSDIEPYIAIQCEGETFAITNTCAANALGLIDKDDYSYADQTSAKIAMELLGREIGVTGPEVAMSVIQTASFEITKTVSKILKEFKMDKTKTQIIGGGGGASVLVPFVAKQLGIQYKKAEHAEVISSIGVASSMIQEEIEHTITNPTPEQISDLHKKIHQLMIDRGAVPESITINSEYISEKSLLRVSATGNVEMDSADNAKNVFTLEEAKNRASEILNVGTDLVDLSFETDHYFVFTGHISEKKLFSKKNRHPVLVLDRFGRQKLALNNAKLFLGGKISILEELDDFLESRNSEIAPQVYLLNNLKLIDFSSLTSVSHILNAVHEELDSSDKAAVIVELA; this is encoded by the coding sequence TTGAGGCGCATTAGAGTAGGAATCGATGTTGGTGGCACCTTTACCAAGGCCGTTGCAATCGACATCAAAACCGGGCAAATCATAGGCAAGTCGACTGTTCCCACTACTCACAAGGCGCAAAAAGGAGTGTCGGAAGGAATTGTATCCGCACTATCCAAGATGTTATTGGAGTCAAAAATCGACATTTCAGAAATTGAGCTAATCGCGCACTCTACAACACAAGCAATCAACGCATTACTAGAATCAGATACAGCAAAGGTTGGAATAATAGCAATGGGTGTCACTCCAGAAAAAAGCAACATTATCAAGAGGACCAGTCTGTCTGATGCAAAATTCAATTCAGATCAAGCGCTAAAGACAGAGCACGCTTTTTTGGACACGGCGCATTTGATTTCAGAATCCGAAGTATCCAATACAATATCGCACCTAAAGGAAAAGGGGGCTCAGGTCATAGTGGCCACAGAGGCATTTGGTGTTGACGACCCGTCAAATGAAATGTTTGTAATGAAAAACGCCATTTTGCACAATATTCCAGCTACTGCATCGCATGAAATCTCTGGAATTTACGGCCTAGAAATCAGAACGCTGACTGCAGCAATCAATGCAAGTGTTCTGCCAAAGACATTTGAGGTGGCAAACTTTGTCGAAGATGCAATCAAGGGGGCCGGAGTGTCGGCACCAGTCATGATAATGAAAGGAGACGGTGGCGTTACCAGCATGGACACATTTAGGACAAAGCCGATTCTGACAATATTGTCTGGTCCTGCTGCCAGTGTTGCAGGTGCCTTACTATATCTCAAAGTGTCAAATGGAATATTTGTCGAAGTTGGCGGCACCAGCACCAACATTTGTATCATAAAAAATGGCAGGCCTGAAATCCGCTATGTTACAATAAAGGACCATCCCACATGCATCAGATCGATGGATGTGAGAATTCTTGGAGTGGCAGGCGGCTCTATGATAAAGCTCAAAGACAGGCGAGTCTGGAAGGTGGGGCCTCGAAGTGCACACATTGCAGGCATGCGCTATTCCTGCTTTGCCGCACCCGAAGTCCTCAAAAAAGGCAAAATAATAGAAGTAAAGCCAAAGCAAAGCGATATCGAACCTTACATTGCAATACAATGCGAGGGTGAGACATTTGCAATCACCAACACCTGTGCCGCAAACGCGCTAGGCCTAATAGACAAGGACGACTATTCCTATGCAGACCAGACATCTGCCAAAATTGCAATGGAGTTGCTTGGCAGGGAAATTGGAGTCACGGGACCAGAAGTGGCAATGTCCGTAATCCAGACAGCATCATTTGAGATAACAAAGACAGTATCCAAGATTCTAAAAGAGTTCAAAATGGACAAGACAAAAACCCAGATAATTGGAGGTGGTGGGGGGGCATCTGTACTGGTACCGTTTGTTGCAAAGCAGCTAGGAATCCAGTACAAAAAGGCAGAGCATGCCGAGGTCATATCTTCAATTGGCGTTGCGTCATCTATGATCCAAGAGGAAATTGAACACACCATAACAAACCCAACACCAGAGCAGATATCAGATTTGCACAAAAAAATCCATCAATTGATGATAGACAGGGGTGCAGTGCCTGAATCCATTACAATAAACTCGGAATATATTTCTGAGAAATCACTGCTTCGGGTATCTGCCACTGGAAACGTGGAAATGGACAGTGCGGATAATGCCAAAAACGTATTTACGCTAGAAGAGGCAAAAAACAGAGCAAGCGAAATCCTGAATGTCGGAACTGACCTAGTGGACCTGTCATTTGAGACTGATCATTATTTTGTGTTTACTGGACACATATCAGAAAAAAAACTGTTCAGCAAGAAAAACAGGCATCCTGTTTTGGTGTTGGATCGGTTTGGGCGCCAAAAGCTGGCATTAAACAATGCAAAACTGTTCTTGGGAGGCAAAATATCCATACTAGAAGAGCTGGATGACTTTTTGGAATCGCGAAACAGCGAGATTGCGCCTCAGGTCTATCTGCTGAATAATCTAAAGCTAATTGACTTTTCCAGCCTCACCTCAGTGTCTCACATCCTAAATGCCGTGCATGAGGAGCTGGACTCGTCTGATAAGGCAGCCGTAATAGTGGAATTGGCCTAG
- a CDS encoding formate--phosphoribosylaminoimidazolecarboxamide ligase: MVSVATLGSHCALQVLKGAKDEGLKTILVSEKKRERLYKRFDFIDEMILVDSFEEILDKKCTTILNKNNAVLIPHGTLIAQMSTKQIESITTPVFGNKWILRWESDRKLKEQLMIESKLNVPQAVSSPKKIKRLVIAKRHGAAGGKGYFLASSEKDYIKKRNILVKQGLIKGDSDLYIQEYVMGVLAYLQFFYSPLKNELEFFGVDKRHESDIEGLARIPSQQQLGMDYISSFNVIGNSPMVLRESLLDEVYQMGERFVSASRRLVKPGMNGPFCIEGVYDQDGKFWSFEFSARIVAGTNIYMDGSPYSTLLYDIPMSMGRRIAREIKQAAKIKKLDKITT, encoded by the coding sequence ATGGTCTCTGTAGCAACCCTGGGCTCACACTGTGCACTACAGGTTCTCAAAGGAGCAAAGGATGAGGGCCTCAAGACCATTCTAGTGTCGGAAAAAAAGAGAGAGCGACTATACAAAAGATTTGATTTTATTGATGAAATGATTTTGGTTGATTCCTTTGAAGAAATACTGGACAAAAAATGCACTACCATACTGAACAAGAACAACGCAGTATTGATTCCACACGGTACTCTGATTGCGCAAATGTCGACAAAACAAATCGAGTCCATCACGACTCCGGTGTTTGGCAACAAGTGGATTCTGAGATGGGAATCTGACAGAAAGCTAAAGGAGCAACTCATGATAGAATCCAAGCTTAATGTCCCGCAGGCAGTATCGAGCCCAAAGAAAATCAAGCGCCTAGTAATAGCAAAAAGGCACGGCGCAGCTGGCGGCAAGGGCTACTTTTTAGCAAGCTCTGAGAAGGATTACATCAAAAAGCGCAACATCTTGGTAAAACAAGGCCTAATCAAGGGCGACTCTGACCTATACATACAAGAATATGTCATGGGAGTGTTGGCGTATCTGCAGTTTTTCTATTCTCCACTCAAAAACGAGCTGGAATTCTTTGGTGTTGACAAAAGACATGAATCAGACATTGAGGGTCTAGCAAGAATCCCATCACAACAACAACTTGGAATGGATTACATTTCCTCGTTTAATGTCATAGGCAATAGCCCGATGGTGTTGCGAGAATCGCTACTAGATGAAGTATACCAGATGGGTGAGAGATTTGTGTCCGCATCAAGAAGGCTGGTAAAGCCAGGCATGAACGGCCCATTCTGTATAGAGGGAGTATATGATCAAGACGGAAAATTCTGGAGCTTTGAATTTTCTGCAAGAATAGTTGCTGGAACCAACATCTACATGGACGGCTCGCCATACTCTACCTTGCTATATGACATCCCAATGAGCATGGGAAGGCGAATTGCTCGAGAGATAAAGCAGGCTGCAAAAATAAAAAAATTAGATAAAATCACTACTTGA